The DNA segment GCACAGCACTCATggataatattctttattttatgagccaatctgttatttcactaaaaggtgacctcaggggatattttcagttccaggtttaaagagtatctcagggcaatagtctcagggagtcctctagtcttaactggtccagtaagtctgaattttttaagaatttgagttctgtcccacatttttttctcctcttctatcagggttcatctattgtggccccgattggaatggtcagtagtggtagccaggcactacctAGTTCTTTTGGACTCctggtagatgaggctgtggcttgTGTAAGCTATTAGCCTTGTAGATTagcttcttctctgagactttggtttccttctttctcttttgctcctgatgaggagagaccaatagttgtatcttaaatggctgctcacaagcttttttaaaaaagttatttattttgcTCTTGTCACTGAGAATatccacagcaaaacatataccaattcaacagattctacatgtacaattcagtgacactgattatattcttcaagttgttaaaccattctcaccccccttttctgagttgttcctcctccgttaacataaactcgctgctccctaaggttcctatctaatcatgctgctcacagacttttaagataccagaggctactcacctcactaggatgcagaacatgaactttgtgaaataCATTGTgctaattgactgagttgtcccgtgagactaaggtcctaagctttcaaacccagaaaatgaATCTCACAACAAATCTCTTAATCTTTGATTACatctgagaagtatctgtaactatgTCCTCTATGAATATATACGCATGTGCACACGTATCTGTgtatctgtgcacacatatgtacatgcCTGTACACCTACGTTTGTGACCATACACTcgttttttggtcattgttggtgTTTTTGTcaaattatatatgtcatattcTTTAGCACAAACGTTCTTATGTGTGCCTCTTAGTGGCAttgtttactttggtcaagctatGTTCATTACACCCGCATTCGgtgctacttttcccatcaccaaaaataacaattatCTGTGATCATgagagtgatttcccctcccctgcattcctggtaaccaccaatgaagaTTGGTTTCTGTATATagatctattcttgtcttcttataaaagtgggatcatacaatatttatccttatgtgattgatttatttcacttagcattatgttctccagatgcatccatgttgttaATGTGTTTTGccgactcatcattgttcttcatggtTGCATAGCACcatgttccttttttaaaaaatagaaatatttatatcagaatttgaaaaatagttgtatatcttaattttcaaaatatttattattaatttttaaaaatttaataaaaagctTGCAAtgcatctttaaagtgtttttctttcattcacaACTTCAGTTTATTGAATATTaatatttagaattttaaaaacagtCTTTTGATATTATTATCAAACAACCAAAATTTTAACACAAGGTAAGGAAATTCAATCCTCTCTCAGGTCCTCATCCCCCACAACCCAACAGTGTTATATTATTTTCACTTAGTCAAATCTATTTTAATTGGTTATTATCCTTTTTTCCAAAGAGATATGAAATTCAGTGACACCATCAAAATTGATGACAAAGTCATCAAATTCTTGATGTGTGCCAACAATTTCCGGGTCCATTTTTAGCAAAACGCAAATTCATGATTCTTACCTGCAAGTGTCAATAGCAGTAGCTACAGTGCGCTGATGGTGGTTTAGGATGCCATAGATATTCCAGAAATCACCTATGTCAAATTCCACACACTTCCTATGCCTTGTTGTATCATTTCATTCCTTCACTGCCTAGAATATTTTTACTTATTCTTCAAAATCAGTCCAAATGATGTTTCTTTGGATGCTGCCTTTATTTCCCTGATGAGCTAGCAGGTCACTCTCTTTGTTTCTCCTAACATTATTGTAACACCTATCGCATTACAtagattttgctttgttttcgtGTCTCCCAAGTAGCTTCTCAGCTATTCAAGGACAAGGATTTTAAATTAATTGTGTCTTAACCTCCAGCCTAGACCTAGCACAGTGACTGACATGGcaaaggtgttcaataaatatttgcagcaGCAATGACTGTCTTTCCTTCCTATCCCCACACATCCCCTGTCACTTCTGAGCTTTATTCTCCTTCATAAGCCCTTCAGATATTACCCTCTCCTGGTGAGAAAATGTTCAATACAGTATTGCTATCGTGACATATTTCACCAATTTTCATGTCCATTGCAGATTCTTACATGTGAAATATCCCTCCACATAATGGATCTTGAGTCTCAGAAAGGCAGGCCATGCAGCTGTATCTTTCCAAAGAGTCTTCAATATTCCACACAACAAGGTCTCAactccaaatggaaagaaaaagtcATCCAATCTCAACAATCTGACCATGAAGTTAACATTTGGGAAGTAAAGCCTCCTGATTTTAGTTATAAACTCTATACGTCTTTGAGATCTCCAGGGAAAACATCCAAGAAtcttaagaaagaaagaagaaaaacaagaagcAATTTTCCAGAAACAACTCTTCACCTGCCCAGCATAAGGAATGACCCCAAGAAGTCCACATCGCCTCAGTTTATAACTACATTTGCACATCTGGATTCACACAAAGCGAAAATAATGTTTGTGAAGAGTGGAAAATATCCAAGTGGTGTATACCTCAATCCCAAACCACATGACTTTAGACAGGTACCAAAGAGTATTTGAATCTAAATAACTTAAAAGGGATAAGGGgagatatatattattttttaagcatTTCTTAATTATGACAACTATagatgagggagccctggtggcacagtggttaagagctatggctgctaaccaaaatgtcggtagttcgaatccaatagctgctccttggaaaccctatggagcagttctactctgtcctatagggtcgctatgagttggaatcgactccacggcaatgattttttttttttttttggttattacctgagcaaaaaaaaaaaaaaaaaaaaatagtaagtggCAGGTGAAACACAATGTGTATAATGctgcatttttatttcttatgcAACAGTACAATTTAGACTGTGCAATAAATGTTGGTGGAGAAAGACAAGGTCCTAGTCAATGTTTATCTGCCAGGTATGGTGGCCAACTCTGGAATGGGTCTTCTTAAGTTTGAGGAGAACTATGAGTATTTAGATTTGACTCGAGAACAGACCTTAGGTGCCAGGAGTTTACAATACAGCAGTAATGGAATCAATTAacagaacaaatggatgaatgaatgaaaattgcCAGAGGGGTATTGTATAAATTTAATTAGCCTTTCTGATGATCAATGATTTTGAAAATATATGGACCAGTCAGATTTATCAGTTTGAAAGGGAGACAGGGAATATATACTTAAAGCCAAATATGAGGTCAAAATATAATTCAACTAGAAAGTGAAGATAGTTTATGCTTAGGTCTATAATTTAGCATAAAAATATGACTCTTGTGAGGCAAAGAGAGGAACAATAGGACCAATAgtgttgtcgtgtgccatcaagcccattccaacttacagcgaccctataggacagagtagaactgttgcatatagtttcctaggctgtaatctttacaggagcagatctccaggtcttttctgtcacagagcggctggtgggtttgaactgccaacctttgagttagagGCTGAGTATttgaccattacaccaccagggctctggactgatagtatatttttttaaaaggcaggggaaaaaaaaaagttatccctGTGGGGAAAAACAGGATAGCAGTTAAGAGCAAAGCCTCTGGAATCAGATTATTGCCACTCTTCTACTTTCTAATAATTCGGAACAAGTTACTGAGCTTCTTTACTTCATCGTAACATGGGATAATAATGCTACCTGTTTCATATGGTTATTTTAAATAAGGAGATATTATATGCAAAGTTCTTATAATAAGATCTGGAATATAGAGGTATGCAATGAATGTTAGTTTTGatgagctgtcttggaagaagtacaaccagagtgttcctttGAAGGTGAGGATtgcagacttcatctcatgtactttggacatgttatcaggagggaccagaccctggagaagaacatcatgcttggtaagggagagtgtcagcaaaaaaaaagaatactctagacaagatggattgacacagtgtccacaacagtgggctcaaacatagtgatgattgtgaggatggcggaggactaggcagtatttcattttgttgttcataggatctcaatgagtcagaactcactcccaggcacctaacaacagcaatgacattGGCTTGATAGCTGGGCAATCCAGGAAGCCATGGGCCATAAATTTCTTTACTTGTACAGAACATCTAAATACTTAATTCTACTCCTAGTGAGATACGTTATCATTTAGGGATAAGGGGAGGTCAATTAAATTTCAAATGTCATtggtttattttaatatttcactATAGTTAGGATTACAAGAATTAGATCAATAGACTTTCAAGGagtagaaaacatttttattttagctgaattaatttgtttctaaggagtgctagtggtgcaatggttaagtgctcagctgctaactgaaaggttggtggttcaaacccaccagcagctccgtgagagaaagacctggtgatctgcttccataaagactacagccaagtcTTTacaaccctaaggggcagttttactctgtcacatggtgtcactatgaattggaattttcTCGATGgcgctcaacaacaacaaaaatttgtttttacGTATGAGACTGAGTTGGAGGCAAAACCCAAAACTTGTTGCtggtccagttgattctaacttatggccaccctataggacagagtagaactgccccctagggtttccaaggagtggctggtggattcaaattgccaaccattttggttagcagttgagccagCAACCATATAAATCGTGTAACCACCAGGTGTCAGTATTGTCACAAACTGAACCTCAAGTAAAAGATTTTTAACTAACTTGGCCTCACGTCTTATTAAACTGAAAAATCTCGTATTAGAGAGTTTCCTTCTTTGGGACTTTTAATACTTTCCTATTTGTGACAGAACCTAGAATCATTCATTAAGAAGAGAACCCTGTCTATATTCTGCTTGCCCCGTCTCAAGTTCACTGTTCTGATGCCCACATTGATTCAGCTTTTGAATAGAGAATGTTGTTTTATTTCATCAGTTTCTAAAATATACAAGCTCTACTTCAATTCAAATTggcttattaaacaattaaaaaaaatacaaacagttTGCTGAAAATAAGCAATAGTTACTCTACTTCAGGCTTGGTAAATTATTTTAGCTTCGTTCAATATTTTTGCTGTGTCCTTGAAATAAGATCAGCTCCAGAAATATTACAGTAACTACGTGCCTTTaagaagttcctgggtggcacaaatggctaggTGTTTGActcataaccaaaaggttggcggttcaaacctacccagaggcaccttggaagaaaggtctggccatctactcAGCTCTACACTGTAACACAAAGGGTCTTcaagagttgaaattgactcaacagcaactggttttgttttgtttttatatgaacTTAAGATTAAAATCcccaactttttaaaatattagtttTATCCTGTTTAAAATACTATTTCCCATCTATTCGCTCAAGGGTAATTGGAATGCTCTTTACCATAAAatagtaagcactcaactacaaactaaaagttggtggttcaaatccactcacagGTAGCttacaagaaaggcctggagatctgccccCAAAAGGACacaatcttgaaaaccctgtggagcacagttctactctgcaacacctggggtcatcatcatgagttggaatctcctTGATGGCAACTATCATATGATGATGGTATACAATAAAATGAACTGTTTATGTAGTATCTTGAATCTTAgattattcttttaaatttttacataAAGCTTTAAATGCTACCAGATTTTCAAAGATGCATTTtgccaataaaatatttaataatgggAAAATTCCAACTACAATGTTAGCACTAAgaaatagtatttatttttaacagtgcAATTTTCTCTTTACGTATCTAGTATCGAGCTCATTTACCAAACTTTGTGACAACTTATGAAAGAGACCCCTTTGACTTAAAACTTAAGTCAAGACACTTAAGTACAGGTAAGTTATTATCAAAATTTTGCCAGTATTGCAGAGATAAACTTTAtgcattatatatgt comes from the Elephas maximus indicus isolate mEleMax1 chromosome 8, mEleMax1 primary haplotype, whole genome shotgun sequence genome and includes:
- the LOC126081952 gene encoding uncharacterized protein LOC126081952 isoform X4 codes for the protein MDLESQKGRPCSCIFPKSLQYSTQQGLNSKWKEKVIQSQQSDHEVNIWEVKPPDFSYKLYTSLRSPGKTSKNLKKERRKTRSNFPETTLHLPSIRNDPKKSTSPQFITTFAHLDSHKAKIMFVKSGKYPSGVYLNPKPHDFRQVRIADFISCTLDMLSGGTRPWRRTSCLYRAHLPNFVTTYERDPFDLKLKSRHLSTVHGCQLLKDNQQKNSTERFITYKPRECTWDSKLILPKDPWPTKSASYTRYQRQRDAYGAFMDRVEEKFTKTHKNREEMPT
- the LOC126081952 gene encoding uncharacterized protein LOC126081952 isoform X2, giving the protein MDLESQKGRPCSCIFPKSLQYSTQQGLNSKWKEKVIQSQQSDHEVNIWEVKPPDFSYKLYTSLRSPGKTSKNLKKERRKTRSNFPETTLHLPSIRNDPKKSTSPQFITTFAHLDSHKAKIMFVKSGKYPSGVYLNPKPHDFRQVRIADFISCTLDMLSGGTRPWRRTSCLYRAHLPNFVTTYERDPFDLKLKSRHLSTVHGCQLLKDNQQKNSTERFITYKPRECTWDSKLILPKDPWPTKSASYTRYQRQRDAYGAFMDRVEEKFTKTHKNRSSTVTISCHGVSSNSWRSHVCQVTTMLHKVFNG
- the LOC126081952 gene encoding uncharacterized protein LOC126081952 isoform X1, with amino-acid sequence MDLESQKGRPCSCIFPKSLQYSTQQGLNSKWKEKVIQSQQSDHEVNIWEVKPPDFSYKLYTSLRSPGKTSKNLKKERRKTRSNFPETTLHLPSIRNDPKKSTSPQFITTFAHLDSHKAKIMFVKSGKYPSGVYLNPKPHDFRQVRIADFISCTLDMLSGGTRPWRRTSCLYRAHLPNFVTTYERDPFDLKLKSRHLSTVHGCQLLKDNQQKNSTERFITYKPRECTWDSKLILPKDPWPTKSASYTRYQRQRDAYGAFMDRVEEKFTKTHKNSLPTVLPANLGIHPSSQSMSKSPADLGFTSHCGYVNKEKPLS
- the LOC126081952 gene encoding uncharacterized protein LOC126081952 isoform X5, translating into MDLESQKGRPCSCIFPKSLQYSTQQGLNSKWKEKVIQSQQSDHEVNIWEVKPPDFSYKLYTSLRSPGKTSKNLKKERRKTRSNFPETTLHLPSIRNDPKKSTSPQFITTFAHLDSHKAKIMFVKSGKYPSGVYLNPKPHDFRQVRIADFISCTLDMLSGGTRPWRRTSCLYRAHLPNFVTTYERDPFDLKLKSRHLSTVHGCQLLKDNQQKNSTERFITYKPRECTWDSKLILPKDPWPTKSASYTRYQRQRDAYGAFMDRVEEKFTKTHKNR
- the LOC126081952 gene encoding uncharacterized protein LOC126081952 isoform X3, whose amino-acid sequence is MDLESQKGRPCSCIFPKSLQYSTQQGLNSKWKEKVIQSQQSDHEVNIWEVKPPDFSYKLYTSLRSPGKTSKNLKKERRKTRSNFPETTLHLPSIRNDPKKSTSPQFITTFAHLDSHKAKIMFVKSGKYPSGVYLNPKPHDFRQYRAHLPNFVTTYERDPFDLKLKSRHLSTVHGCQLLKDNQQKNSTERFITYKPRECTWDSKLILPKDPWPTKSASYTRYQRQRDAYGAFMDRVEEKFTKTHKNSLPTVLPANLGIHPSSQSMSKSPADLGFTSHCGYVNKEKPLS